DNA sequence from the Malus domestica chromosome 11, GDT2T_hap1 genome:
TAACCGTGCAGTTGTTAATAAGTAGACTAGCACAGTCCACTGAATCCTGTGTGGCCTTCAACTACTATCCTTTATAATTTGCATGACGATGGCTTTTTCAgctcaaatgaaaaaaaaaaaaaaaaaaaaaagaagaagagtatGGTCTTTTACACTACAGTATACTTTTAAATGAAGTGAAATGACATGATACATCCTCTATCAAGGTACCAAACAAGTGGCAAAACTTCTAGTAAGTCATCTAaacattcccaccatgcaagaaCGATATGTAACACGTTGATTCTACAAGAAAACAATGTAAAACTGCAACTTATACTTAATTACCGAGTATGTACGAGAAATAAGAGCTAAGAAGCATATGATCTTCTATGGATTATTGAGACGGTAACACAACAAAAAAGGACGGTAAAAGAGCATCATTCACCTTCATTTCCTTAACTCAAATTAACAAGTTTTTATTGAGACGGTAACATGATAGCAACAATGACCGGTTGAAAACTAAACTACATCAATACATAACACCTACTACATGCCTTAAACAAGTGCAACTATACAACACTTACATATTTACAGGAGCGCATCCAACATCCACAAAATCTcaattatttctaaaactaaactCGAGAGATAGGTGTTTTAATCTTTTTCcataaaactaaacaaaagGAAGAGACAGGTCTCACAAGGTTAGAGTGCTTCAAAGGTCTTCTTCCAGAATATTGACTAAGCACGGGATGTCTCTCATGATCCAGTTAGTGCACACACAAACAGCACTTGGGCTCCGAAGCTATTAATGCCTTCCCAAATCAATATGATCTCTTCCTAGCCCAAGCGAGGAAGGCTCCAAGGAAGCTTCTGACCTCCTCAAATCTAATTCCACTTCCTTCTGTCTCAGTTGCAATACCCTTCTCTCGTTCTCTAATTTCATTCTCTCATTCTCCAGTCTCAGCCTCTCCAGTTCCCTGTCTTTCTTGCTACAATATCTCAGCCATTTATACCTTTGCTTCTCAATCTCCAAAGCTTCAGCATGGAAGCTGACTCTTTGCTCTTCAAGTTGCAGCTTCTGTTTCTTGATCCAATCTCTTCGTTCCCATAACGACTTTGTTGTGTCCTGAAAACAGTCACCCACTTCAACTTCAAAACTATCGAGAGGAACATGTTGTGGCCACAAATGGCCATCTTCTTCCCTAGCCTTCTTCCTCTCACTCATTCTTCTCATTCTCTCCCTATCATTATCAGCATCGTTATGATCTTCGTTGTCCAATTTATCATCCTCACTATCATGGTTTTCttcagcttcttcttcctcggatCCGTTAATGTCTTTTGAGCACCTCCCAAGAGGTAGGGAATAGCCATGGGGATTGAGATCTTGGCAGTCAGATATCCTCTGTCCATTATGATAAGCACACATTTCTTTATAAAACAAGTGTTTTGAGCTCAGTATCTTCCTAACGTCATCCATCGCCTTGGCAGAGAGGTGGGGCATTGCATCCATAAGAGCAGGATTCTCTACCACTCTACAAGTAGTTCCTCTCCCGAGAATATCGTTCAACCTCTTATACCTTTTGTTCAAGTCATTAAACTTGTCTTCACACTGCTGAGGAGAAACATGACAACCTTTACTAATCATTATTTGCGACACAGTCTTCCACTTACCCTTCTTCTGTAATATCCTAGATTTCCTCTTAAGCCCCTCACCACCTTCAACTGAACCATCATCACCCACGCAAGCAACAACATCTATAAGAAGCCTGACCACATTATCTGTCCACTTCATCCGCTGCCATCGAGATCCCTTTTTTCCCTTGGCACCTTCAATGCTCTCATCATCTGTATAATTTTGTTCATCGTCATCACTCAAATTGTAACCGTTATTGCCATTAAACGAAGCAACTGCCTTCCCTTTGGCAATAGTCGAACCAACTTTTGGGACTGACTCTTTCACTTCCACAAGCCCAATAGGATGACGATCGCCTGCAATGCCGCCGCCCCCCATCACATTCATGTTATGTTGGTGATGTCCTAACAATCTAGGAACCGGCAATTCAAGGTCTAGTATCCCCCCACTGGGACCAGACAAAAACCCACCTCCCAAACCCGAACTATCCATCTCGCCACACTCGATCACAACATCCTAATGTTCAATTTGGTTTCTtacaaaaagcaacaaaaaaTCAGCAAGTAAAAGCTTTCGATCATCACAATCAACTGAAAAGCCATATCTCAGCTGTTTATTTCAATCAGCAGCACCGAAAACAACTGAAAGGTTTAACACTCACAGTTTCTTTCATTTTCCTACattttctcaccaaccaaacagGTGATATCTCGAGATTCACATATTCCCATTAGACCAACAAATGCCAATCACTAGATGGCTCTTCAAGGAAATACCTTGAAACCCAATAAACCAAACTTAGAAACGCCAAAAAGATCCAATCTTGAAGTTTACCCAATAGCGAAAATTTTCCTAGAAAGTTGAACAAAGGAGTGATATAGCAGTAATTAATCCAAATTCCAAAAATGAAGGTAAATTTAATCCAAATCCCAAATatattgggaaaaaaaaaatccaaatttcgAATATAGAATCCATATGAAAGAAAGCGCATAGATTTTTGGAAGCTTACCTTTTCAAGATCGACAAGACGATTTCAGCCGATCAATAGAGAGAGCTCGAACTGAGTTCAGAGAGAGGTGTCAGCGATGAGTTAAAGGAGTGACTAGTTTTAGACTGTTTTGAGTTTGAATCGGAGGAGGTAAAAGTAGAATGTACGAAGAACTCAATGCCGTTTAATACATTTACATTGATTGTATCAAAGTCAAATGCAATGAGCAGAGGTGGCGGTACGTCGGGTAAAAGTAGAATGTACGAAGAACTCAATGCTGTTTAATACATTTAATGTGATCGTCACACGATGTGGTATACAACGTGTTACCATATAAATGATGAGatatatgtattaaaaaattaataacttaaaaattaaaatttttcatcacttacataaaaaaaattggtgtaccatccatatttccgtcacaattaaaaatttctcgtaTGAATGAGCATAAAAACCATAGAGATGAACCGAATCACGacaaaataaattgtgaaaaatTGTGTGAACCAGAAAATTTAATTTTGGTCAAAGAACCGAATTGGTTCAGACCAGTTTTAGTCCTGATCATGGTCTAATCcataatatctcgatatttccatcgaaatttccttgtttttggattactaatatttttttggactaccgatatttccgatattgtCGATATTTGAGAccttactaagtcactcatatatcttaccatgcaatgtataaagtgtaaaatattgtactaattcattttatataaatgattatggtgtttaaacttctttcattaattactatatattttctacactcacaatgtttgtcagctcgctatataatcaacttaaatcagttgtatctatcatgcaatgcatttccttccaattttttgtgataaactaataaataattgactaaataaacatcctgcaaagtttcaataaaaatttccaagtttttcttacaatttccgtggtttttattcaatttttatcgatattgataatatcccgatattttcatagaaatttccgtgtttttggactaccgatatttccgatatcatcgatatttaataccttggtccTGATGCATACATTGTGAGAACTGAATGGACTAAACAAAAACGTGTATATTCTATAATTTGTTTTAATCTAACCTACTTATTAATAAAATTCTGTTTGTCAACAAACAAATGATAAAAAGACAATTTGGtcttttatcacaaaataaaatcatgggcaataatgtaattttaaaTACATCAAACCATCTTAAAATCTAATTTGTCATTAAACTTCTGTTAGGGCTCAAAAATCTCGCATGCAAGCCAATGATATCTCAAAGCTCGAGTATCATAAAAGTGCCACGAGCCAAGTTTAAATCCATGCAAAAGTACGGGATCAAAGGGTATGTAAACTTACGATCACGCCatgctaataaaataataatttataagaaaattgttattagcacttaaaaatctcattttacaatCAAAACTTTCTAcacttagaaagaaaaaatatttttgaagagtgtagaatgagatttttggaatgctaataacagttctcaTTTATAAATTGGGTGTTTGTATAATCTTGCCAAGCCATGTTACATCGTTGACGCCATAGACAAGTCATGCCAACCACGTTACAGGTTAACATGGATCAAGCCACATATCGGGGCTTGCCAAGTGAATTGTGATGTGGATGGTTAGAAAAGTTTACTAGGCCCATGTGAAACTAAGGTTGTGAAAGAGTTTGGGCTGCTTGGGACTTGGGAGCACCAAAGGTCCAAGGCCATAGTCTTGGCTTCACGTGGGACAGTTTGGGAGAGAACATACCATATTTCCTCTTCCCTTGCCAACCAAATAGGGCACTTAAGAAAAAGCCAAAACCCAGAGACAATCCGCATATAGAATTGCATTCAAACATGGAACTGGGCACCTCATTAATGAGAAGAGAATGAGTCTTTCCTTTCCAAGCTTACGCATGAAAACAAGGAAGGAAAGTAAAGTTGAGTGTTGCCAAAAGAAATGTATATGGAAATTGACCACAAGTAAGGGTGCTCTGTGCAGTGTGCTCAAGCCAGTGTTCACGAGGCTAGCATCGTCCTCCAATGTTACACTAAAAAGGAAAGTCACAGTTGCATTCATAGAGAGGAAGGATGGGGACTTAGCAGGAATAGGAGTGGGGAAATCAAAGAGATTCCCTAATGAAAGTTGGAAGGTAACCCTATTCTTATATAACTACAGAGATAATTCAACATGAAGAGAGGACATACCACGTAGGGAGAGGATCAACGCAACACTGCACCAGGCAGTGCAAGCTTTTCTTCAAGTGCAAGAAACCTTGATTCTTGAAGAAGGAATTCTCCTAGTTTTCCACAGATTTCTTCAAGCTTCGTAGATTTCCTTAGCCACTACGAATATCCCTAGAACATAAAAAACCTAGATTAGCCATTCCAAAAACCAAGCAAGCATGCAATGAGTTCTCTCCCATGCTAAATTCGTAAGCTTTTAGCTTCCACATCACGCCTCGCTTAGGTAAGCCATAATTTGTATTAAGCATTCATTCTTTGAGCCATTGATCCAACTAAGATAGTTCCTAAGACACATTAATTCTTTTGAGGTATCTCAGGACTCGGTATTGGAAATGAACAACGAGAGCCGACCATTGAGACCCAAATCCAACTCGATCAAAAAGTCCCCAACAACTTCAAAATTTACTAATCTAATGAAGTATCTAACTCAATTTTAGAAATCAAACGAAGCCATAGTGTTTTCTACTAAActtgtatttatttgtttaattttagacAAAGTCGAAGCATTGGACCTTGAATTTTGATTGAATTGTAACTTTAGTCTAGGAATTAAAATTAGTCCACAAACTTGTCACAATGTAATACAATAGAACACTATATTGTGGATAAAAGGTTTAATGGTGTGACACCAGAAGGTCGATTATTTCACATCAtgaccagttcaagatcaacaTTCATGAATTTTTTACTTAGTGACTTAGGTCCAATGACTAGTGCTCCAATTTTGATTGTTAGAGCAAAACAAAGGCCACACGGCATATCGTTTTGGTTCCTTCTCTCTTAGTATGCAGGACTGTAGATATTCCTATTGGGTAGGCCTGTCATTCGTGTTGTGTTTCCCGTGTTCGTATTGTTTtcatgtcatacccgatatcttaatagatcgtgtcgtgtaacacccattaaaataaacgggtaaaatgacccgacccgaaattgACCCAATAATATTAACAAGTAATATGACCTGACCCATTActcgttaaggaaaatatattttaaaccaataaataatcaaatgcaaaacataatactaaataagtatatagaTATCATATTatcacattcaaaacataaaaacgcatttgtctttcaagtattacatatttacatacccaaaataagagcataacaaaaaataaaaacaacattagaacattacaaaatatcaaaagttcaaaagatttgcaaaattaagggagttatgtttcaaggtttggaaccttgcacattttcttacaatcaaactcttaaattttcatcaatcaccaTGGGAAAcggtattggaactttggcttgatataTTATCTTTAAGAGttatattgatgatattttcagtgaggCTTTCTACATTAGCACTCTCTTCTCATTTATCATATGGCTATTGtttaagtaaagtctttaatagttttttaattaatgtagaagtgtgacaatgacaagctttacaatgttcgtgaaggggttaactttgaaatgtgccactataatcatataaatcatagatcaaaatttaaccgtcaattgttgtttacatttatgtttcatttttctcaccaaattttgttttttcagattttcttttttgaaaacatgatctattagaggatacaGAAAAATGAACGGTTCGGatcattgatattatattcagagttttaccgttagtgaaaatattgcttggtgTTTATAAAGTCTATACAAACTATATAATACCaactcatatttcaattaacTGTAAATATTGGGATGTAATAttaaagatctgaaccgttgatgcgaaatatataactaagcacacaaattaaaccctctttttatcaattgtagtaaagtatgtaagtagggatcgttctaggccggggattaggagggattgctaaatcacttggaaactgacttgaaaacgtaaaaacaaagtttaaaacactaactagactcaaagaatgcaaaactatactttaaaacactaaaacaaaccaaaagactcaaaacagcccctaaacactcaaaactaccttaaacacacaatctgggcaattttgggactctaacacaaacttggacgaattttggttttctaatgaactaaaacacttaaaaacataatctaagacaagttctaattaatatgactcaaagaaataagatggggttgattttggacgaaaataattaaattaagacaagaacaaagtaaacaaattcttagacaaatttaagtgaatcaaaacagattgtaaaatgaatttgaatgaaacttatggatagaaggctagctaggaggttcttctccacacatgtcacacttgcatacaaaacgatttccagttgcttttcgataagctatgaatactcaacgccccaaattaaccgtgaattgcactaattaaccctcagtttttccacaagttattggattggatgattgcatacgacaacccaaaacattccctacaagttccatacatgaattgcataatagagatacaagcacgaatcattaagttctatgaaaaacataagcattgacgaggcactcgttactatgatttgcatgaaacttatgccaagaatttacttaacgtgattgtgactagcaaccttcactacttgtgaatataagttcataacgattaggtgaaactcccttacattctagcgttaaattcatgcatgaaaattaagcgtgcactctcaaccaacatacacaaatcattttttatacgatcggataagtaaattgaattcacaacttatgaatcacaactggatgtaatcaaatcatattgcaagtacgaacatggtttcgaatcaccccctaactaagaggggtttagttcctcatactcacaaagcaaagatacataaaattagacattaaaatcaaaggaaagaaaacacctaaaatgctccaacttgggtagcaagtgcatccaagaattctcctttgcttgcttgtggcagattgctttgtggacggatttttgggtagttttatgatgtagaatggatggggaatggtatggaaaggtttagggtaagtgtggaggagtgtttgagggttagagggtggtggagaactaggcaaagagggtggaagaaggtgaagtggctgttatgttttctaggcactagaatggtgtttttggggtgttttgctacctagaggttgtatggacgaattttctgtgatgaatgatgaatatgagggattgtcctttggccaaggggtgtaaacatgtatttataggccccaaaaaccttagaaaatcaggttaggttaaggatgaaatgcatggcaatttgtgtgtgtggtgtgcaatggtccaagggtgaaaatgaagtaatgatgcaaagtgtgaagggtaaaatggagtggtgttgtagctagggagcatgaatgattgtgtacattgcatagagatggaaaaggaggtgaaatgtgtcaacaaatgggtcaaaggtgcaacaacatgtgttgcacatggcattggattccaaatgtgaatgatggagcatcaattggtgcatgtaatggatgtaaatgttgtctaaaatctaatgagtgaagggaacaagaggtatcaagcaattgagtgtaataattaaatgaattgaagcatgaaattagaaattatgtaggggacaagagtgatcaagcatggcatggaatccaaagggaattctatgtggtttgcatggcaaggaatgcaagttggggtgacagatttttgggctgttttcttcatcttttggaccataattcttcatattcttggcctctttagttctcaaattcgtccatccacttggcccatgcatttgctatccattccaagcccgaaacatgctccaaaggcctccaaaatgcatcttcttgcatactttgtacttagagtctgaaaacacacaaaaatagctttaaacactaaaataactaaggaaatacaacgtaaatgcacaagaacaagctaactaagtcgtataaatatgctcctatcaaattcccccacacttagcttttgctagtcctcgagcaaacaaagaaataaaacgaaacaaaacaaataaaatacaacctaaaccttccaacatttgcctcagggattccaATGcatatgacatgttaaaaatcattatccccacagatttgaatcatcttcacacttaaacaTGTACTTAATcgtagtcactacttacttgttcacaattaatcgattaaaacaatgtttttgatgtagtaacatgccttagagaatttactcaattcctttcaaagtatgcactcaattttcactcaaattttctaactacacaccctatactagttatatgtgagaagattgatgtagatatgaaaacgaacgctcacatatatgtatcacaaagaaagcaatttctggagttaataagcaagtttagatatgatctcatgaatggaatgctactacttagatgcgagaaccagtgacaccatatgctcataccaaattcaaactccacatattgaaacgcatgacactcaagatgaagttaagggttgtaacggggcttggggtgatggctaacaaatgaaggataaggataacaatcgttcttaaagcaatagcaagtaaagtaatgaaattgaaacttagaattcacttagattgcagaaatcagcttttagacacgaagggaaaattcaagcaataattagggccgaattctatgttttggaccctttcttcaacaagcagcactttaaaactctttttcgcatatttttcaactcttttttttttttttttttttttttcaactcttcttttcttttcaacaagcataataactcacacttcccccacacttgttttctgccatacattaatcaaaagaaattcaatttgaatcatgttttactatgcttcaagaacaagggtatggatgatcctaaactaggctagttaaggataatgtggtttaacaaagaatgtaggctatcaaggctcaatggggttaacttaaacatataacgatatgggatacatggcagtttggctttggtggtggtaactacacaacttcatcttgaatatgttttatgcaaatcaatagcatgctttgaatgaaataggcatgagttctagcatttggaactaaatgatgaaacgccttctaagtaataaccaagcaaagaataatgagatcatgcaacgactttagaaaacaagaatgcacagattttaactctccaaataaacgtttaagctcaagtctcacaaggttgtagcgttagtttgagttctttccttcaagcatgttacaaaaactaatttttttttcttttatgataatatgtgatttcataagttgtaaccacaaccacgcataaataaagagtaaatcaaactttcatccatgtttataactctctttaacagtcatgcaattacaaaccgaatcctcatcattgtgttggaaggtaccctaagacacaaataagcgcacaaaaacaactcttttttggattttcaaaaacaatttttcaaatttttatgaattttcggatttttatgtcaaaacacactgaaacactccaaaacagcttaaaaaaatacttaaaacaacaaggaacaacactagaagtaatgggtgataaatttctacgaatttcatgcaaaacaatggttaccccccacacttaaatcaaacattgtcctcaatgtttcaagcatatactcacaccaaaaacaagcaaataacaaacgacaaataaacatgacaaatatggcaaagtaaaaaccagacagagtagagtttaagaacgcaaatctggttttggagatagttgatcttgttgactttccacagctttgatcttgaactggattggaattgtacggcgaagctttgctctttggtgatgttgcagttccttatttgttctccaagcagatgtggcagcttctctagttcctcatctcagactccttccgctgggatgattgtgcaagctgcattcttctctgcttgtttcttctgcacgacgggcaggcacgagggagaggtgttggtctgtttctttcttcaatctttccaagtgcccacctcttgctctctttctccttgtccttagttgaggatgaatcagcacgttgtctccacatgcttcgaggtatcatcttcacttcccttataagtgagaaacaaagcgaaagcataagatgatgagtactcgagagcaagagctggctggagaaaggacagggagaaagcatgatatgagatactcttgctctcaacccttatgatatgaaatacttgtgctctggatgggttgtttgcaggggtatcccaggggatgaaaaatacagagtgactcgagagggtttgttggaaagccatttcagagaggatgaagggttaagtgaggttgaaagttgggtgagtctgcttcactttgaagttcaacatttatagaattttcttaatggctgggaaggcattgttccattactcgtgtcggcaagcctgggataatttaacagtattttccacgtgcattccgcttctccaaaaaaatttcgacagattgcgcgtgatttacgcaacacagatgtgcaaattgacagatgctgacacgtctcgataaagcagaggtctctttaatatccggaatttacgcttcgagttctgagcttcgttgagggcagagattgcatgtgacaagtgctgacgaggctgagagagacagatggttggaatcggtgcttcgacagactgcccgtgattttcgcaaagctgagttgcgtgtgataggtgctgacgaggctgagacagttgacactcttcggtatctggaattggtggtttgtgagcaagcccaacttttgagaaagctggcgcctcttcgatctccgaatggcttctttgatttctgagctcacctcttcgatctctgaaatcccatcgcgtgctgatttttatagaggtatgtaGGACGTTaaaagcact
Encoded proteins:
- the LOC103422949 gene encoding uncharacterized protein encodes the protein MDSSGLGGGFLSGPSGGILDLELPVPRLLGHHQHNMNVMGGGGIAGDRHPIGLVEVKESVPKVGSTIAKGKAVASFNGNNGYNLSDDDEQNYTDDESIEGAKGKKGSRWQRMKWTDNVVRLLIDVVACVGDDGSVEGGEGLKRKSRILQKKGKWKTVSQIMISKGCHVSPQQCEDKFNDLNKRYKRLNDILGRGTTCRVVENPALMDAMPHLSAKAMDDVRKILSSKHLFYKEMCAYHNGQRISDCQDLNPHGYSLPLGRCSKDINGSEEEEAEENHDSEDDKLDNEDHNDADNDRERMRRMSERKKAREEDGHLWPQHVPLDSFEVEVGDCFQDTTKSLWERRDWIKKQKLQLEEQRVSFHAEALEIEKQRYKWLRYCSKKDRELERLRLENERMKLENERRVLQLRQKEVELDLRRSEASLEPSSLGLGRDHIDLGRH